Proteins from a single region of Desulfobacteraceae bacterium:
- a CDS encoding DUF2284 domain-containing protein — MTGLPAVLLGALKRRAWALGAADAVILPAAAVSIQDRLAAFCRTPRCPAFGQSRNCPPHSIRPDQLRSRMSRFSHALVFKIDVPAAFLLTDGHHPVARRIHIIATALERYARRRGAAHCMAFGAGSCKPLFCPKSAVCPALRAPFTCRYPRAARPSLSGAGIDAFRLAREAGWPIQPLTAASAPQNAPDGLLMGLLLLG, encoded by the coding sequence ATGACCGGCCTCCCGGCGGTCCTGCTCGGCGCCCTCAAGCGGCGCGCATGGGCACTGGGCGCCGCGGATGCCGTCATTCTGCCGGCCGCCGCGGTCTCGATCCAGGACCGGCTGGCGGCCTTCTGCCGCACCCCGCGCTGCCCGGCTTTCGGTCAAAGCCGCAACTGCCCGCCCCACAGCATCCGCCCGGACCAGCTGCGCAGCCGGATGAGCCGCTTTTCGCATGCCCTGGTCTTCAAGATCGACGTTCCCGCCGCCTTCCTGCTGACCGACGGTCACCACCCGGTCGCCCGCAGAATCCACATCATCGCAACGGCCCTGGAGCGCTATGCCCGGCGCCGGGGAGCCGCCCACTGCATGGCCTTCGGCGCGGGGTCCTGCAAGCCTCTTTTCTGCCCCAAATCAGCGGTTTGCCCGGCGCTGCGGGCGCCCTTCACCTGCCGCTACCCGCGCGCGGCCCGGCCGTCCCTTTCGGGGGCCGGGATCGACGCCTTCCGACTGGCCCGGGAGGCCGGCTGGCCGATACAACCCCTGACGGCCGCCAGCGCCCCCCAAAACGCCCCCGATGGGCTGCTGATGGGCCTGCTCTTGCTGGGCTGA
- a CDS encoding AAA family ATPase yields the protein MYLSHYRLEAKPFQICPDPRFLWLGEKHLRALGTLQTAVESGGGVLVLIGGVGTGKTMLINALVNSLGEGFVTARVPDPGMEILDFLNFAAHDFGLSGTCPDKRAFVAEFSQFLDQTAADGRRALLIVDEAQRLPPLHLGELNRLLQPGTSRPHWPLTILFVGQEEFLEVIQSPPNAFLRGPSATRHHIQPLNEKETALYVQHRLRVAGARRPIFRPDAIPVIHTFSQGHPRLINILADLALLTGFVKEKQALGADLVAAAAAKLRNPFEQETAEDGASPAVGRPAVEAPTCKPDLAPEATIDAPPPAAPGPAAPRLELSVPLPETIEAREAETLRSVIGDLLREYAEELVETYAGELTRQCDGGASEVGAGPAGDRDADLALLQPLLPGRRADRRQTAFYLDEKRLHKRKRLSLAIDYTVGDRVIRDFIDDLSIGGVFIETRQRFSVGQAVTMTFSLPRSRRHYKVAGEVIRVERMGIAVRFREEIDYA from the coding sequence ATGTATCTTTCGCACTACCGCTTGGAGGCCAAACCGTTTCAAATCTGCCCGGACCCACGTTTTCTGTGGCTGGGTGAAAAGCACCTCAGGGCCTTGGGCACCCTGCAGACCGCGGTTGAAAGCGGCGGCGGCGTGCTGGTCCTGATCGGCGGGGTGGGCACGGGCAAAACCATGCTGATCAACGCCCTGGTCAACAGCCTGGGGGAGGGCTTCGTCACCGCCCGGGTCCCGGACCCGGGGATGGAAATCCTCGATTTCCTCAACTTCGCGGCCCACGATTTCGGTCTTTCGGGCACGTGCCCCGACAAGCGCGCTTTTGTCGCCGAATTCTCCCAGTTTCTGGACCAAACCGCCGCCGACGGCCGCCGCGCTCTGCTGATCGTCGACGAGGCTCAGCGCCTGCCACCGCTCCACCTGGGCGAACTCAACCGGCTGCTGCAGCCCGGTACCTCGCGCCCGCACTGGCCGCTGACGATCCTCTTTGTGGGTCAGGAGGAATTCCTGGAGGTGATCCAAAGCCCGCCCAACGCTTTCCTGCGCGGGCCATCCGCCACCCGCCACCACATCCAGCCACTGAACGAAAAAGAAACCGCCCTCTACGTCCAGCACCGCCTGCGGGTCGCCGGCGCCCGCCGGCCGATCTTCAGGCCCGACGCCATCCCGGTGATCCATACCTTCTCCCAGGGTCACCCGCGGTTGATCAACATCCTCGCGGACCTGGCCCTGTTGACCGGCTTCGTCAAGGAAAAGCAGGCCCTGGGGGCCGACCTGGTGGCGGCGGCGGCCGCAAAGCTGAGGAACCCCTTCGAGCAGGAAACCGCAGAGGACGGCGCGTCCCCGGCGGTGGGGAGACCAGCAGTGGAGGCGCCGACTTGTAAGCCGGACCTGGCGCCCGAGGCAACCATCGATGCGCCTCCCCCCGCGGCGCCCGGTCCGGCAGCGCCGCGCCTTGAGCTCAGCGTGCCGCTGCCGGAAACCATCGAGGCCCGCGAGGCCGAAACCCTGCGCTCGGTCATCGGCGATCTGCTCCGGGAGTATGCCGAGGAACTGGTGGAAACCTATGCCGGAGAGCTGACCCGGCAATGCGACGGCGGGGCATCGGAGGTCGGGGCCGGCCCCGCCGGCGATCGCGACGCCGATCTGGCGCTGCTCCAGCCGCTGTTGCCCGGCCGGCGCGCCGACCGGCGTCAAACGGCTTTCTACCTGGACGAAAAACGCCTGCACAAGCGCAAGCGGCTTTCTCTGGCGATCGACTACACGGTGGGCGACCGGGTGATCCGCGATTTTATCGACGATCTCAGCATCGGCGGGGTCTTCATCGAAACCCGCCAGCGCTTTTCGGTGGGGCAGGCGGTCACCATGACCTTTTCCCTGCCCCGCTCGCGGCGGCACTACAAGGTGGCCGGGGAGGTCATCCGGGTGGAGCGCATGGGAATCGCCGTCAGGTTCCGGGAGGAGATCGACTACGCCTGA
- a CDS encoding aminotransferase class V-fold PLP-dependent enzyme yields MKEPIYLDYNGTTPHAPEVIAAMRPFLENAFGNPSSSHWYGIRPKRAVEQARRQVAALLGCAPAEVVFTSGGTESNNHAIRGVAAALSGRGRHIVTSAVEHPAVLAVCRHLEARGGAVTVVPVDGQGLVDPAAVAAAIRPDTILVSLMHANNEVGTIQPLAEVAALARPRGILVHSDAAQSVGKIPVDVAALGVDLLSVAGHKLYAPKGVGALYIRRGVGLEKLLHGAGQENGRRAGTENVLEIVGLGQACELAARDLEANRARLQTLRDRLQALLFASLDDVRRNGHPVKRLPNTLSVSFKGLEANRILEEIGLEVAASAGAACHADTVAVSHVLEAMALPLEWAKGTLRFSLGRMTSAAEIERAAAVVIAAVVKLRGAAAQA; encoded by the coding sequence ATGAAAGAGCCCATCTATCTGGATTACAACGGCACCACCCCGCATGCCCCGGAGGTGATCGCGGCCATGCGGCCGTTTCTGGAGAACGCCTTCGGCAATCCCTCCAGCAGCCACTGGTACGGTATCCGGCCCAAGCGCGCCGTGGAGCAGGCCCGCCGTCAGGTGGCGGCGCTCTTGGGCTGCGCACCCGCTGAGGTGGTCTTCACCAGCGGTGGAACGGAGTCCAACAACCATGCCATCCGGGGGGTGGCGGCGGCGTTGAGCGGCCGCGGCCGCCACATCGTCACCAGCGCCGTGGAACACCCGGCCGTGCTGGCGGTCTGCCGCCACCTGGAGGCCCGGGGGGGCGCCGTGACCGTTGTGCCCGTCGACGGCCAGGGGCTGGTGGACCCGGCGGCGGTCGCGGCCGCCATCCGGCCCGACACCATCCTGGTCTCCCTGATGCACGCCAACAACGAGGTGGGCACGATCCAACCCCTGGCCGAGGTGGCGGCCCTGGCGCGTCCGCGGGGGATCCTGGTGCACTCGGATGCTGCCCAGTCGGTGGGCAAGATCCCGGTGGACGTGGCGGCGCTGGGGGTCGATCTGCTCTCCGTTGCCGGCCACAAGCTCTATGCCCCCAAGGGGGTCGGGGCGCTTTACATCCGCCGCGGGGTGGGTCTCGAAAAATTGTTGCACGGCGCGGGGCAGGAAAACGGGCGGCGGGCCGGGACCGAAAATGTGCTTGAAATCGTCGGGCTGGGCCAGGCCTGCGAACTCGCCGCACGGGACCTGGAAGCCAACCGGGCGCGCCTGCAGACCCTGCGGGACCGGCTGCAGGCGCTATTGTTCGCTAGCCTCGACGATGTCCGCCGCAACGGGCACCCCGTGAAGCGCCTGCCCAACACCCTCAGCGTCTCCTTCAAAGGACTCGAGGCCAACCGCATCCTGGAGGAAATCGGCCTGGAGGTGGCGGCCTCCGCCGGCGCGGCCTGCCATGCCGACACGGTGGCGGTCTCCCACGTGCTGGAGGCCATGGCGCTGCCGCTGGAATGGGCCAAGGGAACCCTGCGCTTCAGTCTCGGGCGGATGACCAGCGCGGCTGAAATCGAGCGCGCGGCGGCGGTGGTGATCGCGGCGGTGGTCAAGCTGCGCGGAGCCGCGGCTCAGGCGTAG
- a CDS encoding rhodanese-like domain-containing protein → MRGKTRLLMGCALLAALALCGPARGQRAMSDAAKKAVVYGMYADYRREFPGVQELSPAEAMRLFQEGRAFFVDTRRPEEMAVSMLPGAVSQAEFLENPERYGDRTVIVYCTISYRSGLLAARLADQGLTVYNLKGGLLAWVLEGGRVYDGGGETRRIHVYGPKWDYPPAGYTSVTFGFWDRLRR, encoded by the coding sequence ATGAGGGGCAAGACAAGGCTGCTGATGGGGTGCGCGCTGCTGGCGGCTTTGGCGCTCTGCGGGCCGGCCCGCGGGCAGCGCGCCATGAGCGATGCGGCCAAGAAGGCGGTCGTCTACGGGATGTACGCCGACTACCGTCGGGAATTCCCCGGTGTTCAGGAACTTTCGCCGGCCGAGGCCATGCGCCTGTTCCAAGAGGGCAGGGCGTTTTTCGTGGACACCCGCCGGCCTGAGGAGATGGCGGTCTCGATGCTGCCCGGGGCCGTCTCACAGGCCGAATTTCTGGAAAACCCGGAGCGCTATGGCGACCGGACCGTCATCGTCTACTGCACCATCAGCTACCGCAGCGGCCTGCTGGCCGCGCGTTTGGCCGATCAGGGGCTCACGGTCTACAATCTCAAGGGCGGCCTGCTGGCCTGGGTGCTGGAAGGTGGGCGGGTTTACGACGGCGGGGGCGAGACCCGCCGGATTCACGTTTACGGCCCCAAATGGGATTACCCCCCGGCGGGTTACACGTCGGTCACCTTCGGCTTCTGGGACCGCCTGCGGCGCTGA
- the yidD gene encoding membrane protein insertion efficiency factor YidD, translating into MTLRRCGLLLALGLLAACAHGDPPTGGAAAGPFGALLTFYQGPLDHLSAVRRGDCPMVPSCSEYSRQAVAQHGLAVGWAMTMDRLMRCGRDGLRWSPRVIVDGRVKYLDPLSANDFWWVSAEDNPAGPVGPAPQGRPGETPNPSRPYPPGGCAR; encoded by the coding sequence GTGACCCTCCGGCGGTGCGGTCTCCTGCTGGCGCTGGGCCTGCTGGCGGCCTGCGCCCACGGCGATCCCCCGACGGGCGGCGCGGCGGCCGGTCCCTTTGGGGCGCTCCTGACATTTTACCAGGGTCCGCTGGATCATCTGTCGGCGGTGCGCCGCGGGGATTGCCCGATGGTGCCCTCGTGCAGCGAGTACAGCCGCCAGGCGGTGGCCCAACACGGCCTGGCGGTGGGGTGGGCCATGACCATGGATCGCCTGATGCGCTGCGGACGCGATGGGCTGCGCTGGTCGCCGCGGGTGATTGTGGACGGCCGGGTGAAGTATCTGGACCCGCTTTCGGCCAACGATTTCTGGTGGGTCTCGGCCGAGGATAACCCTGCGGGGCCCGTGGGGCCGGCGCCGCAAGGCCGGCCGGGCGAAACCCCGAACCCGTCTCGACCGTACCCCCCGGGTGGGTGCGCGAGGTGA
- a CDS encoding transcriptional repressor, which produces MCHQCNYVRGLKSSGLGYTPNRLKVLQAVGRSDAPASAQEIFAALRRTSRINRVTVYRILDLLVENGLVERLSGGGRTFFYGLAPSEHHPRHAHFYCKICGRLVCLSPDCLPLEGVALRGKLPGKFEGLQIRVDGVCRDCLTAEEGAAAPAAGGPR; this is translated from the coding sequence ATGTGCCACCAGTGCAACTACGTCCGCGGCCTCAAGTCCTCGGGTTTGGGCTACACCCCCAACCGCCTCAAGGTGCTCCAGGCGGTCGGCCGCAGCGATGCGCCGGCCAGCGCCCAGGAGATCTTCGCGGCCCTGCGGCGCACCAGCCGGATCAACCGGGTGACGGTCTACCGCATCCTCGACCTGCTGGTGGAAAACGGTCTGGTGGAGCGTTTGAGCGGCGGCGGGCGAACCTTTTTTTACGGTCTGGCGCCCAGCGAGCACCATCCGCGGCATGCCCATTTTTACTGCAAGATTTGCGGCCGCCTGGTCTGTCTCAGCCCCGATTGCCTGCCGCTGGAGGGGGTCGCCCTGCGGGGGAAGCTTCCGGGCAAATTCGAGGGCCTGCAGATCCGGGTGGACGGCGTCTGCCGGGATTGCCTGACGGCCGAAGAAGGGGCCGCGGCGCCCGCAGCAGGGGGCCCAAGGTGA
- a CDS encoding metal ABC transporter permease, whose amino-acid sequence MLEALQYEFMRNALAAGLLASVICGVIGSLVVVNRIVFLSGGIAHAAYGGIGLAFFFGWPYLVGTLGFSLAAAMLMALVTLHARHRADTIIGVLWAVGMAIGVILLDLTPGYNVDLMSYLFGSILTVPRQALWQMVVVAALNLVIVLGRYPEFLAMSYDEEFARIRGVPVRPLYLLMIALIAVSVVVIIRVVGLILVIALLTIPPYIAEKYARSLLQMIGLAGLLSGGFTLAGLYLSYRFDLTSGATIILVAAAGFFTCLAWERLKTRRERPPAAENGGPPRR is encoded by the coding sequence ATGCTGGAAGCGCTGCAGTACGAGTTCATGCGCAACGCCCTCGCCGCCGGGCTGCTGGCCAGCGTCATCTGCGGCGTGATCGGCTCGCTGGTGGTGGTCAACCGGATCGTCTTTCTCTCCGGTGGGATCGCCCACGCGGCCTATGGCGGCATCGGGCTGGCCTTTTTCTTCGGCTGGCCCTACCTGGTGGGCACCCTGGGGTTTTCGCTGGCCGCCGCGATGCTGATGGCGCTGGTGACCCTGCATGCGCGTCACCGCGCGGACACCATCATCGGCGTGCTCTGGGCGGTGGGGATGGCCATCGGGGTGATCCTGCTGGATCTGACCCCGGGGTACAACGTCGACCTGATGAGCTATCTCTTCGGCAGCATCCTGACGGTGCCGCGGCAAGCCCTCTGGCAGATGGTGGTCGTTGCCGCCCTCAACCTGGTCATCGTGCTGGGGCGCTACCCGGAGTTTCTGGCCATGTCCTACGACGAGGAGTTCGCCCGCATCCGCGGGGTCCCGGTGCGGCCGCTCTACCTGCTGATGATCGCGCTGATCGCCGTTTCGGTGGTGGTCATCATCCGCGTGGTGGGCTTGATTCTGGTGATCGCCCTGTTGACGATCCCGCCCTATATCGCCGAAAAATACGCCCGTTCCCTGCTGCAGATGATCGGGCTGGCGGGGCTTTTAAGCGGCGGTTTCACCCTGGCCGGTCTTTACCTTTCCTACCGCTTCGACCTCACCTCCGGGGCGACCATCATCCTGGTGGCGGCGGCCGGCTTTTTCACCTGCCTGGCCTGGGAGCGGCTCAAAACCAGGCGCGAGCGGCCGCCGGCGGCGGAAAACGGCGGGCCGCCGCGGCGCTGA
- a CDS encoding ABC transporter ATP-binding protein, translated as MTGDPSGTCSAGFSGARPSAAEPPLEAVIAVQGVSFAYNGQPVLENVDLTVTAGDFMAMIGPNGGGKTTLLKLMLGLLTPGSGTIRIFGQAPERVSHRIGYVPQDVHVNTDFPISALDVVLMGRLKPGGGWRRAAGRDRVAAHECLNRLGMGAFCDRRIGALSGGQRQRVFIARALVCQPEILFLDEPTASIDPQGQADFYRLLRELNQRITIVLVSHDLLTVSSYVKSVACVNRGVHHHAEAEMTGEMIDMYRCPVEIIAHGLPHRVFKEH; from the coding sequence ATGACCGGGGACCCGTCCGGCACCTGCAGCGCCGGTTTTTCCGGTGCCCGGCCGTCGGCCGCCGAACCCCCGTTGGAGGCCGTGATTGCGGTCCAGGGGGTCAGTTTCGCTTATAACGGTCAGCCGGTTCTGGAGAACGTGGATCTCACCGTCACGGCCGGTGACTTCATGGCCATGATCGGCCCCAACGGCGGGGGCAAGACCACCCTCTTGAAGCTCATGCTGGGGCTGCTGACGCCCGGCAGCGGCACCATCCGGATTTTCGGCCAGGCCCCCGAGCGGGTGTCCCACCGCATCGGCTACGTCCCCCAGGATGTGCATGTCAACACCGATTTCCCAATCTCCGCCCTGGACGTGGTCCTGATGGGAAGGCTGAAGCCCGGAGGGGGCTGGAGGAGGGCTGCGGGCCGCGACCGGGTGGCCGCCCACGAGTGCCTCAACCGCCTGGGGATGGGCGCCTTCTGCGACCGGCGGATCGGGGCGCTCTCCGGCGGCCAGCGGCAGCGGGTGTTTATCGCCCGGGCCCTGGTCTGCCAACCGGAGATCCTCTTTCTGGACGAACCCACCGCCAGCATCGATCCCCAGGGCCAGGCGGATTTCTACCGGCTGCTGCGGGAGCTCAACCAGCGGATCACCATCGTGCTGGTCAGCCACGACCTGCTGACGGTTTCCAGCTACGTGAAGTCGGTGGCCTGCGTCAACCGCGGCGTGCACCACCACGCCGAGGCCGAGATGACCGGTGAAATGATCGACATGTACCGCTGCCCGGTGGAGATCATCGCCCACGGGCTGCCCCACCGGGTTTTCAAGGAGCACTGA
- a CDS encoding zinc ABC transporter substrate-binding protein, translating to MTLRHRGWRLIGFLIVLRIFGEVVPASAGEALPVFVSILPQKYFVEQVGGGHVAVSVMVAPGASPATYEPKPRQMAALAAAKAYFAVGVPFEAAWLPRIQAANPQMRVVDTAAEILKRPMAAHAHEGDADHDHHHDAGPHGALDPHVWLSPPLVKIQARAIRDALVALDPIHQADYDAGLGRFAQQIDDLDRELRETFAGREGMGFMVFHPSWGYFADAYGLEQIPIEIEGKDPKPAQLQELIETARSRDIRVIFVQPQFSGQSAATVAAAIGGAVLPADPLAPDWAGNLRRQAAQIRGALR from the coding sequence ATGACACTGCGACACAGGGGATGGCGACTGATCGGATTTTTGATCGTACTCCGGATCTTTGGGGAGGTGGTCCCGGCCTCCGCCGGCGAGGCCCTCCCGGTTTTTGTCAGCATCCTGCCCCAGAAGTATTTCGTTGAACAGGTGGGCGGTGGCCATGTGGCGGTCTCGGTGATGGTGGCCCCCGGCGCCAGCCCCGCCACCTACGAGCCCAAGCCGCGGCAGATGGCGGCGCTGGCCGCCGCAAAGGCGTATTTCGCGGTGGGGGTGCCGTTTGAAGCCGCTTGGCTGCCGCGCATCCAGGCCGCCAACCCGCAAATGCGGGTGGTGGACACCGCGGCCGAAATCCTCAAGCGGCCGATGGCTGCCCATGCCCACGAAGGGGATGCCGATCACGATCACCACCACGATGCGGGCCCCCACGGGGCCCTCGACCCCCACGTGTGGCTCTCCCCGCCCCTGGTGAAGATTCAGGCCCGCGCCATCCGCGACGCGCTGGTGGCCCTGGACCCGATCCACCAGGCGGATTACGACGCCGGCCTGGGGCGTTTTGCCCAGCAGATCGACGATCTGGACCGCGAGCTGCGCGAGACCTTTGCCGGCCGCGAGGGTATGGGCTTCATGGTCTTTCACCCCTCCTGGGGCTATTTTGCGGATGCCTACGGTCTGGAGCAGATCCCCATCGAAATCGAGGGCAAGGACCCCAAGCCGGCCCAGCTCCAGGAGCTGATCGAAACGGCGCGCAGCCGGGATATCCGGGTGATTTTCGTTCAGCCCCAGTTTTCCGGTCAGAGCGCGGCGACCGTTGCGGCGGCCATCGGCGGCGCGGTGCTGCCCGCCGACCCCCTGGCCCCCGACTGGGCCGGCAACCTGCGCCGGCAGGCCGCCCAAATCCGAGGAGCGCTGCGATGA